The Deinococcus puniceus genome segment AAGTACAGGATGCCGCCCATCAGGCCCTCGGGTTGCAGGGTGGGCGTGCGTTTCAGGGCCGCTTCACGGGTCAGGTTTTTGCTGGTGCCGAGGTTCAGTTTGCCCGCCAGCACGTCGTACAACTTCAGGCCGATGCCGTAGAACGGGCCAGCCCACCAGTCGTAGGCCGGAACCACGAAGCCCAGATCGCGCACCAGATGGGGGGCGTTTTGGCGCAGCAGGCCGCGTTCCCGCAGCGCCTCGCGCACCAGCGATACGTTGCCCTGTGCCAGATAGCGCACGCCGCCGTGAACGAGTTTGGTGGAGCGGCTGCTGGTACCTTTGGCGTAATCGTGGGCTTCCAGCAGCAAGACGCTGTGGCCGCGAGTGGCCGCTTCCACGGCGGTTCCCAGACCCGACGCGCCCCCGCCGATGACCAGAATGTCCCACTGGGAGGCGGTGGTGGTGGCTTGCAGGACGGCGATTCGGGGATCGGCAGGCACAGAAGACATGTCGCTCATTCTGCGCCCTTCCCCGTCAGAGAAACGTCCTCTTGTGCCCAGTCTTTGGCCCGTAACACGGCCCGGCCCCAGCGTTCCATACGATGCCCGCGTTCGTCGGCAGTGGTGCGCGGCTCGAAGGTGCGGTCTTCTTGCCACTGAGCCGCGATTTCGCCCGCGTCTTGCCAGTAGCCCACCGCCAACCCTGCCAGATAAGCCGCGCCCAGCGCCGTCGTTTCAGTGATTTTGGGACGAACGACAGGCACGCCCACGATGTCGGCCTGAAGTTGCATCATCAAGTCGTTTCGGCTGCCGCCCCCGTCTACGCGCAACTCGGTCAGAGCCGGACTTCCCTGACTGCTCACATCCTGCTCCATAGCCGCCAATACCTCCGCCACCTGCATGGTCACGCCCTCCAAAGCAGCGCGGGCAATGTGGGCCGCTGTGGTTCCCCGCGTCAGCCCCAGCATCGTGCCGCGTGCGTGCGGATCCCAGTAGGGCGCACCCAAACCCGCGAAGGCCGGAACCAACGTCACCCCGCCGCTGTTTTCTACGCTGGCCGCCAACGCCTCCACGTCGCCACTTTCGCGGATGATGCCGAGGCCGTCGCGCAGCCACTGCACGGTGGCCCCGGCGGTAAAGACGCTGCCTTCGAGGGCGTAGGTGAGCTGTTGACCCAAGCGCCAAGCCACAGTGGTCAGCAGGCGGTGCTGGCTGGTCACGGCCTCCTGCGCGGTGTTCATCAGCAGGAAGCAGCCCGTGCCATAGGTATTTTTGGCCATGCCGCGTTTTAGGCAGGCTTGCCCGAAGGTGGCCGCCTGCTGATCTCCGGCGATTCCGGCAATGGGAACCCGCGCCCCCAGCAACCCTTCCGCCGTTTCGCCGTACACCTCGGAACTGGCCCGCACCTGCGGCAACACGGCGCGGGGAATGTTCAGCAGGGCCAGTAGTTCATCGTCCCAGTCTCCGGTATGAATATTGAAGAGCAGCGTGCGACTGGCATTGCTGGCGTCGGTGATGTGGAGTTCTCCGCCCGTGAGGTTATAGGTCAGCCAGGAATCCATCGTGCCAAACGCCAATTCCCCGCGTTCGGCCTGCTGGCGGGCGCCCGGTACATGGTCTAGCAGCCACGCGACTTTGGTGCCCGAAAAATAGGCGTCCAGCACCAGCCCAGTTTTGGCCTGAAACGTGGCCTCATGGCCCGCCGCCCGCAGCGAATCGCACAGGGGCGCGGTGCGGCGGTCTTGCCACACGATGGCCCGGTGAATGGGCCGCCCCGACGCCCGCTCCCAGATCACCACCGTCTCGCGCTGGTTGGTAATGCCGATGGCCGCTACGTCTGCCGCCCGCAGGCCCGCCCGCGTCAGGGCTTCCTGCGCCACGCCCACCTGCGTCCCCCAGATTTCCTGCGCGTCGTGTTCCACCCACCCCGGCTGAGGAAAAAACTGCGTGAATTCCTTTTGCGCGGCGGCCACCACGGCTCCCGCCCGGTCAAACACGATGGCGCGGCTAGAGGTGGTGCCCTGATCCAGAGCCAAGATAAATTTAGACATAAGCGTAGTCCTCCGGCAGATGGTGAATAGTTTGGTTGTTCTGATGGACAGTGCCCGCAGCCTAGCAGCAAGGCTCACATTTGGGCGGCCACCGTTCAGCAATCTGACGGCAAATCAAGGCCTCTTCACGCCCCTCTTGCCAGAACAGCACGGGCGCGGCGCACACTTGGGGCCACTCATCAAGCCCTAGTTCAGCAAGGAGGCAACTATCATGACCGGCCCCTATGACCGCCCGCCTGCCCCGGCCACCGAACCCACCGACACGCCCCTGCCCCGCCCGGAGCGCCTGCCCGGTGGCGATGACCTCGGCCCGATGACCGATCCGCCCGTGAATCCCGACACCCCTGGTTTTCCGGAGCCGCAGCCGACAGACAATCCGGACACTCCGGCGTGGCCCAACCCGATGCCGATGCCCGCGATGTAAAGGGTGTGGGAAGTGGGCTGTAGGTTGTGGGAAGGTCAAAAGATATTCATGGTTTTGCCCTTCCTACAGCCCACAACCCACTTCCTACAGCCTCATTCAAAACTTCATCAGCCTATGCCCCTGCACCCGGAGCCACTCCCGGTGCAGTTTGTGTTGGGGCATCAGGCGGGAAACGTGCGCCCAGTAGCGCGGCGAGTGGTTCATTTCCAGCAGGTGTGCGGCTTCGTGCAGGGCCACATAACAGGCCACGTCCAGCGGAGCGCGGGCCAAGGCCCAGTGCAGGCGAATCTGGCCGTCGGCGGTGCAACTGCCCCAACGGGTGCGCGTGTCGCTGACGTGTACGGCCTTGAGGCGTGAGCGGGCATTCAGCCCATCGGCGTAAATTTCAACCAGTTCGCGGTAACGCGGCAGGGCGGCGGCTTTGTACCAGTCGGTCAGGGCCGCTTCTGGTCTGTCAGAGGGAACCCACAGCGCACGCCCCACGCGCTCGGCCTGTGTGCCGGGGCTGTTCAGGCGCAGTGTCAGCGGTTCCCCCAAAAAACTTAGACTTGTGCTGTCTGACAGAGAAGAAACGGCAGGCACGCGGGCGGCATAGGTGGCGAGGTGTCCGGCGGCCCAGTCGCGTTTGGCGTTCAGAAATTCCAGCAGCGTTTTGTCGGGCACCTGCGTGGGCGCGTGCAAGATCACTTCTCCGGGGCGTACTTGCAGCCCCAGCGTGCGCCGCCTCGCACTGCGCTGCACCCGCACCGGCACGCCGCCCACGTTCCAGCCTT includes the following:
- a CDS encoding M48 family metallopeptidase, producing the protein MAGVGVGNGEGWNVGGVPVRVQRSARRRTLGLQVRPGEVILHAPTQVPDKTLLEFLNAKRDWAAGHLATYAARVPAVSSLSDSTSLSFLGEPLTLRLNSPGTQAERVGRALWVPSDRPEAALTDWYKAAALPRYRELVEIYADGLNARSRLKAVHVSDTRTRWGSCTADGQIRLHWALARAPLDVACYVALHEAAHLLEMNHSPRYWAHVSRLMPQHKLHREWLRVQGHRLMKF
- the glpK gene encoding glycerol kinase GlpK; translated protein: MSKFILALDQGTTSSRAIVFDRAGAVVAAAQKEFTQFFPQPGWVEHDAQEIWGTQVGVAQEALTRAGLRAADVAAIGITNQRETVVIWERASGRPIHRAIVWQDRRTAPLCDSLRAAGHEATFQAKTGLVLDAYFSGTKVAWLLDHVPGARQQAERGELAFGTMDSWLTYNLTGGELHITDASNASRTLLFNIHTGDWDDELLALLNIPRAVLPQVRASSEVYGETAEGLLGARVPIAGIAGDQQAATFGQACLKRGMAKNTYGTGCFLLMNTAQEAVTSQHRLLTTVAWRLGQQLTYALEGSVFTAGATVQWLRDGLGIIRESGDVEALAASVENSGGVTLVPAFAGLGAPYWDPHARGTMLGLTRGTTAAHIARAALEGVTMQVAEVLAAMEQDVSSQGSPALTELRVDGGGSRNDLMMQLQADIVGVPVVRPKITETTALGAAYLAGLAVGYWQDAGEIAAQWQEDRTFEPRTTADERGHRMERWGRAVLRAKDWAQEDVSLTGKGAE